One Defluviitoga tunisiensis genomic window carries:
- a CDS encoding FeoA domain-containing protein, producing MIIPLTDLFLGQKGKIISIDLKEEDKNRLIAMGFIPGKEIELAHISPFGDPLVFKVGDKKIVLRLSEAENIFVEVEYKIESLFESDLGKHQIISVCGGHHFKEEMRNLGIREGKIVTILGRNGHKTLIEVEGKKYAIGKGRAQKIFCKKVAQE from the coding sequence ATGATCATACCTTTGACAGATTTATTCTTAGGGCAAAAAGGAAAAATAATAAGTATAGATTTAAAAGAAGAAGATAAAAATCGATTGATTGCTATGGGTTTTATTCCTGGAAAAGAAATCGAGTTAGCTCACATTTCACCTTTTGGTGACCCTTTAGTCTTTAAAGTAGGGGATAAAAAAATAGTATTAAGACTTTCTGAAGCAGAAAATATTTTTGTAGAAGTTGAATACAAAATAGAAAGTTTATTTGAATCAGACTTAGGAAAGCATCAAATAATCAGTGTTTGTGGGGGGCATCATTTCAAAGAAGAGATGAGAAACCTAGGAATAAGAGAAGGAAAAATAGTAACTATTTTAGGTCGTAACGGTCACAAAACGCTTATAGAAGTTGAAGGTAAAAAATACGCAATTGGAAAAGGAAGGGCACAAAAAATTTTTTGTAAAAAGGTGGCTCAAGAATGA
- a CDS encoding GatB/YqeY domain-containing protein codes for MLKEKLNEDLKKYMKEKNTLALNTVRLVIADIKNKEIEKNSELTDEEILQIIRKQIKTREDSIQQFKSAGRDDLANKEAQEIEILKKYLPEDLTDEELDKIIQETIKELNASSKKDFGRVIKEVIQKVQGRADNKKISELISKKLG; via the coding sequence ATGTTAAAAGAAAAGCTTAATGAAGATCTTAAAAAATACATGAAAGAAAAAAATACTCTAGCACTAAATACTGTAAGATTAGTTATAGCCGATATAAAAAATAAAGAGATCGAAAAAAATTCAGAACTTACAGATGAGGAGATACTTCAAATTATTAGGAAACAGATAAAAACAAGAGAAGATTCCATACAACAATTTAAATCTGCAGGAAGAGACGATTTAGCTAATAAAGAAGCACAAGAAATAGAGATACTTAAAAAGTATCTACCAGAAGATCTTACTGATGAAGAATTAGATAAAATTATACAAGAAACAATAAAAGAGCTTAACGCCTCTTCAAAAAAAGATTTTGGAAGAGTTATCAAAGAAGTAATACAAAAAGTACAAGGAAGAGCCGACAACAAAAAAATTAGTGAATTAATTTCTAAAAAACTAGGCTAA
- a CDS encoding GTPase, with the protein MKCEGCGIEIQSSDPKMAGYIPEEVLKERIENNEKVVCQRCFKLKHYNYLMPIKIESDFSGELDRILTNFNTILWIVDVIDFEGTFRSEIAEKLKGKDVILVVNKVDLLPRSTSYSQLKEWLINRLKLSSLNIPSDNIVIASSKTGLGIGKTKQLLSRISEKKALILGVTNVGKSSFLNKLTSKDVTVSAFVGTTLELLKTEIPDLGIEVYDTPGIFTNDRLCDFFDIFSQVKMVPSKKINTKTHTIAKGNVLFISSLFWVDVVENGVRGLPPITTIFLPEGISTHRAKRERVSELLYNRKVLYPPYDDKFDFGKIEFEKVKVRVDKGNDIAIAGAGWFSVKRGPLIAEISKPKQLKFCIRQSMK; encoded by the coding sequence ATGAAGTGTGAGGGATGTGGAATAGAAATTCAAAGTTCAGATCCTAAGATGGCTGGTTATATTCCTGAAGAAGTGCTAAAAGAGAGAATTGAAAATAACGAAAAAGTTGTTTGTCAAAGGTGTTTTAAATTAAAACATTATAATTATTTGATGCCTATAAAGATAGAATCTGATTTTTCAGGAGAATTAGATAGGATTCTTACGAATTTTAATACAATATTATGGATTGTGGATGTAATAGATTTTGAGGGAACTTTCAGGTCTGAAATTGCAGAAAAGTTGAAGGGAAAGGATGTAATATTAGTTGTGAACAAAGTGGATTTACTTCCGAGGAGTACTTCTTATTCACAACTAAAAGAATGGCTAATAAATAGGCTAAAATTGTCTTCATTAAATATACCGAGCGATAACATTGTGATTGCTAGTTCAAAAACAGGATTAGGAATAGGAAAAACTAAACAGCTTTTATCTCGAATTAGTGAAAAAAAGGCACTTATACTTGGAGTTACAAATGTAGGTAAGTCTTCATTTTTAAATAAGTTAACAAGTAAAGATGTTACAGTTAGCGCATTTGTAGGTACAACTCTAGAGTTACTTAAAACAGAGATACCTGACTTAGGCATAGAGGTTTATGATACCCCAGGTATCTTTACAAATGATAGATTGTGTGATTTTTTTGATATTTTTTCTCAAGTTAAAATGGTTCCGTCAAAAAAAATTAATACAAAAACTCATACAATTGCAAAAGGGAATGTACTTTTCATAAGCAGTTTGTTTTGGGTAGATGTTGTTGAGAATGGTGTTAGGGGTTTGCCACCAATTACGACAATTTTTTTGCCAGAAGGAATTTCAACTCACAGGGCAAAAAGAGAGAGAGTATCTGAATTATTGTATAATAGAAAAGTGTTGTATCCTCCTTATGACGATAAATTTGATTTTGGAAAGATTGAATTTGAAAAGGTAAAAGTAAGAGTTGATAAAGGAAATGATATTGCCATAGCTGGGGCAGGATGGTTTTCTGTTAAACGTGGACCACTCATTGCAGAAATTTCGAAACCTAAACAACTGAAGTTTTGTATTAGGCAATCAATGAAGTAA
- the dnaB gene encoding replicative DNA helicase has translation MDITSLTPPNNKEAEEAVLGSIFLDPSVLPDIIEEIRWEDFYYEKNRIIFKCMEDLFDRGIPVDTVSVLENLRQSKLLEKIGGEETIIYLAQIVPTTANVMYYTQIIKEKALMRALINASSEIVDAVRTIGDAQEVLEYAEKRIFSITEARATRTYDLLSNVMHDVFVQIEDLKNRAQKGEGELVTGIPTGFKQLDKISSGFHRSELVIIAARPSMGKSSFAANLATQMALKYDVPVAIFSLEMSKEQLANRILCSEAMVDLQKVRTGQISDEEWERLVQAAGDLSKSKLIFDDEPDLTPRLLRAKARRMKREYGIEVIFVDYLQLMTSRSRNYESRQQEITEISRSLKLLARELKITVVALSQLSRAVEQREDKRPRLSDLRESGAIEQDADLVMFLYRDAYYKRKKESEDKMILNEPHEAELIIGKQRNGPVGTLKLMFNPKLATFYEIDYSRLE, from the coding sequence ATGGACATTACTTCATTAACTCCTCCAAATAACAAAGAGGCAGAGGAAGCTGTTTTAGGAAGTATTTTTTTAGACCCATCTGTGCTTCCTGACATAATTGAAGAAATAAGATGGGAAGATTTTTACTATGAAAAAAATAGGATAATCTTTAAATGTATGGAAGACCTTTTTGATAGAGGTATTCCTGTAGATACTGTTTCTGTATTAGAAAATTTAAGACAATCAAAACTCCTCGAGAAAATCGGAGGAGAAGAAACGATTATTTACTTAGCTCAAATAGTACCCACTACAGCTAATGTTATGTATTACACTCAAATAATTAAAGAAAAAGCTCTAATGAGAGCCCTGATAAATGCATCCTCAGAAATAGTCGATGCAGTTAGGACTATTGGTGATGCACAAGAAGTACTTGAATATGCAGAAAAAAGAATTTTTTCCATTACAGAAGCTAGAGCTACAAGAACATATGATCTGTTATCAAACGTTATGCACGATGTATTTGTTCAAATAGAAGATTTAAAAAATCGAGCACAGAAAGGTGAAGGAGAGTTAGTTACAGGTATCCCTACTGGATTTAAACAACTAGATAAAATTTCATCGGGGTTTCACAGATCAGAACTAGTTATTATCGCAGCAAGACCTTCTATGGGTAAATCCTCGTTTGCAGCTAATTTAGCCACTCAAATGGCTTTAAAATATGACGTGCCTGTTGCAATATTTAGTTTAGAAATGTCCAAGGAACAACTGGCAAATAGAATTTTATGTTCGGAGGCTATGGTAGATCTCCAAAAGGTTCGAACTGGTCAAATATCCGACGAAGAATGGGAACGATTAGTTCAAGCTGCAGGCGACCTATCTAAATCCAAATTAATTTTTGATGATGAGCCAGACCTAACCCCCAGATTATTAAGAGCAAAGGCTAGAAGAATGAAAAGAGAATATGGCATCGAGGTTATTTTTGTTGATTATCTTCAATTAATGACTTCAAGATCAAGAAACTACGAAAGTCGTCAACAAGAAATAACCGAAATATCTAGATCATTAAAATTATTAGCAAGAGAACTTAAAATTACCGTTGTAGCTCTTTCACAACTCTCCCGTGCAGTTGAACAAAGAGAAGATAAAAGACCTAGATTAAGCGATTTAAGAGAATCTGGTGCAATAGAACAGGACGCAGACCTAGTAATGTTCTTATACAGAGATGCATATTACAAACGAAAAAAAGAAAGTGAAGATAAAATGATCTTAAATGAACCTCATGAAGCTGAATTAATAATTGGTAAACAAAGAAACGGACCTGTAGGCACTCTTAAATTAATGTTTAATCCAAAATTAGCTACTTTTTATGAAATAGATTACAGTAGATTAGAATGA
- the ylqF gene encoding ribosome biogenesis GTPase YlqF, with protein MWYPGHIEKAKSLIKQNLKLVDAVIEVLDARAPYTSRAYEEEELFRNKKRIILLNKYDICDKQKTKQWEDFYRQNVGNVFSITSKNLNVKDFFVKNIYPLVPEKFNERRVMIVGIPNVGKSTFINSLRGKKTAAVGAQPGITKGIQWINVSNKLKVLDTPGVLYPKLFNKKMINKLIIIGSLKAMDEELDEAAYFAFNFLKAEYPQVLDNIIEDWHTCENAYEFIELFCSKRNFLKKGNLFDYERGRNTFLNELSIGKYGGITYELPSEFS; from the coding sequence ATGTGGTATCCAGGACATATTGAAAAAGCCAAATCATTAATAAAACAGAATTTAAAATTAGTTGATGCTGTTATAGAGGTATTAGACGCTAGAGCTCCTTACACAAGTAGAGCATACGAAGAGGAAGAATTATTCAGAAATAAAAAGCGGATAATTCTATTAAATAAATATGACATATGTGACAAACAAAAAACAAAACAATGGGAAGATTTTTACAGACAAAATGTTGGAAATGTATTCAGTATAACTTCTAAAAATTTAAATGTAAAAGATTTCTTTGTCAAAAATATATACCCTTTAGTCCCAGAAAAATTCAACGAACGGCGCGTTATGATAGTTGGAATACCCAATGTTGGAAAATCTACATTCATTAACAGTTTAAGGGGTAAAAAAACTGCAGCTGTTGGAGCTCAGCCTGGAATAACAAAAGGCATTCAATGGATAAATGTAAGTAACAAATTAAAAGTTTTAGATACACCAGGTGTATTGTACCCAAAACTTTTCAATAAAAAGATGATTAACAAATTAATAATCATTGGTTCGCTAAAAGCAATGGACGAAGAATTAGATGAAGCAGCTTACTTTGCTTTCAATTTTCTAAAAGCTGAGTATCCTCAGGTTTTAGACAACATCATCGAAGATTGGCATACTTGTGAAAATGCATATGAGTTCATAGAATTATTCTGTAGCAAAAGAAATTTCTTAAAGAAAGGCAACCTATTTGACTATGAAAGAGGAAGAAACACATTCTTAAACGAATTGTCAATAGGAAAATACGGCGGAATAACATATGAATTACCTTCAGAATTTAGTTAA
- the pduL gene encoding phosphate propanoyltransferase, with translation MEVCILQLKEPGIVVGVSNRHVHLSQEDLERLFGKGYKLTPTKDLGQPGQFACDERVDLVGPKGTIENVRILGPVRKNSQVEISRTDSFKLGINAPVRDSGDVQGTPGIKIKGPNGEIELAKGVIIAKRHIHMLPSQAEHYGVKDKDLVSVYCDKEGRRLIFQDVLVRVSEKYALEFHVDTDEANAALLNNGDYVKIVEKF, from the coding sequence ATGGAGGTGTGTATCTTGCAACTAAAAGAACCTGGAATTGTAGTAGGGGTATCAAATAGGCATGTACATTTGTCTCAAGAGGATTTGGAGAGGCTTTTTGGTAAAGGTTACAAATTAACTCCAACCAAAGATCTTGGTCAACCCGGACAATTTGCTTGTGATGAACGAGTAGATTTAGTAGGTCCTAAGGGGACAATCGAAAATGTTAGAATATTAGGACCTGTACGAAAGAATTCACAAGTAGAAATTTCAAGAACTGATTCTTTTAAATTAGGTATAAATGCCCCTGTCCGTGATTCTGGAGATGTCCAAGGGACTCCTGGAATAAAAATTAAAGGACCTAATGGAGAAATTGAACTAGCTAAAGGTGTTATAATTGCCAAGAGACATATTCATATGCTTCCTAGTCAAGCTGAACACTATGGAGTAAAGGACAAAGATCTTGTATCTGTTTACTGTGATAAAGAAGGTAGAAGATTGATATTCCAAGATGTTTTGGTTAGAGTGAGTGAGAAGTATGCCTTAGAATTTCATGTAGATACCGATGAAGCTAATGCCGCTTTGTTAAATAATGGAGATTATGTAAAAATAGTGGAAAAATTTTAA
- the feoB gene encoding ferrous iron transport protein B produces MNKGHDQSQDHESSNTNVLTLDTGQNQNIEISIIGNPNVGKTSLFNILTGAKQYVANWPGVTVEKKVGTFKYKDATFKLVDLPGVYTLSSKSEDEKVAKDYIINKNYEIVILVADALNLESSMFLLLQLLEMNVNIILAINAIDEAKEKGRIIVPSPIIKTLNIPVVLTSARTGEGIDELLEVIYKYSLSKTKSRVKTRIKYPPNIDKFIQSFMELASNYPEIKINYSNYLENNWLPVYFLEFGNEDLNLPKSFLKELETLFDLDNLRAEYTKWKLDFISYLVSSSIINEGIDWSLRDILDHVLTHKVLGILIYIFAMFAVFSLTFNLAQPLSDLLELAFTSAGNYLSKVIPIPWLNSLVVEGVIGGVGGVLVFIPQIFILFFFLGFLEESGYLPRAAFLVDRIARSFGLSGRSFMSIILGFGCNVPAIISTKTIANKKERLALILSLPFASCSAKLPVYILLIGTFFSSNAALVLLLIYLSSIVLVLVSSKFLQRFITQSEDIPFIIELPRFRMPTFKNLAIYTWNRGKHFLQKAGGIILVATIIIWALSFFPNFGQDINSSYAAGIGKVFEPLTKHLGWDWRINTGLVFGIAAKEVVVSSYSTLFNVGEGSLSFALQNVLTPASALALIFFVLAYVPCFATLATIKSETNSWKWPIFTLFYTTVIAYLIANVVFFIGGIFI; encoded by the coding sequence ATGAATAAAGGTCATGATCAAAGCCAAGATCATGAATCAAGCAATACCAATGTATTAACCTTAGATACAGGACAAAATCAAAATATAGAAATTTCTATTATAGGAAACCCAAACGTTGGTAAAACCTCATTATTCAATATATTAACAGGTGCTAAACAATACGTTGCCAATTGGCCAGGGGTAACTGTAGAAAAAAAGGTTGGTACATTCAAATATAAAGATGCCACATTTAAGTTAGTTGACCTTCCGGGGGTTTATACGCTTTCTTCAAAAAGTGAGGATGAAAAAGTCGCTAAAGACTATATTATAAACAAAAACTATGAAATAGTTATTTTGGTTGCTGATGCACTAAACCTAGAAAGTTCGATGTTTTTATTATTACAACTTTTAGAGATGAACGTCAATATAATACTTGCAATAAATGCGATTGATGAAGCAAAAGAAAAGGGTAGAATTATAGTCCCATCACCAATAATTAAAACATTAAATATTCCTGTAGTACTAACCTCTGCTCGAACAGGTGAAGGAATAGACGAATTATTAGAAGTAATTTATAAATACTCTCTATCTAAAACCAAAAGTCGTGTAAAAACTAGAATTAAATATCCACCTAACATTGATAAGTTTATACAATCATTTATGGAGCTAGCATCTAATTATCCAGAAATAAAAATAAATTACTCAAATTATCTAGAAAATAATTGGTTGCCTGTTTATTTCTTGGAATTTGGAAACGAAGATTTAAACTTACCTAAAAGTTTTTTAAAAGAGCTAGAAACTCTTTTTGATTTAGACAATTTAAGAGCCGAATACACAAAGTGGAAGCTAGATTTTATATCGTATTTAGTCAGTTCTTCAATAATAAATGAAGGAATCGATTGGTCTTTAAGAGATATTTTAGATCACGTTCTAACTCATAAGGTCTTAGGTATTCTTATATACATATTTGCAATGTTCGCTGTTTTTTCGCTAACGTTCAATCTTGCACAACCACTTTCTGATTTATTAGAATTAGCCTTTACCTCTGCTGGTAATTACCTTTCTAAGGTTATTCCCATACCATGGTTAAACTCTTTAGTTGTCGAAGGGGTAATTGGTGGAGTTGGTGGAGTATTAGTTTTTATCCCACAAATTTTTATCTTGTTCTTTTTTCTTGGTTTTTTAGAAGAATCTGGATATCTTCCAAGAGCTGCTTTTCTTGTAGACAGAATAGCCAGAAGCTTTGGCTTAAGCGGACGTTCATTTATGTCCATAATTTTGGGATTCGGTTGCAATGTGCCTGCCATAATTTCTACTAAAACTATTGCAAATAAAAAAGAACGATTGGCTCTTATTCTGAGCCTTCCTTTTGCATCTTGCAGCGCAAAACTGCCGGTCTACATACTATTAATAGGTACATTTTTCTCATCAAATGCCGCTCTTGTTCTACTTTTGATCTACTTATCAAGTATCGTTCTGGTACTAGTTTCTTCAAAATTTTTACAAAGATTTATAACTCAGTCAGAAGATATTCCTTTTATTATAGAACTTCCAAGATTTAGAATGCCAACATTTAAGAATTTGGCAATATACACATGGAACAGGGGCAAACATTTCTTGCAAAAGGCTGGAGGAATAATACTGGTTGCTACAATAATAATTTGGGCTTTATCGTTCTTCCCAAACTTTGGGCAAGATATAAACAGTAGCTACGCTGCAGGTATTGGAAAAGTCTTTGAACCATTAACTAAACATTTAGGTTGGGATTGGCGAATAAATACAGGGTTAGTCTTTGGTATTGCTGCAAAAGAAGTGGTTGTTTCTTCTTATTCGACTCTATTTAATGTTGGTGAAGGATCCTTAAGTTTTGCTCTGCAAAATGTACTTACTCCAGCTTCAGCGTTAGCTTTAATTTTCTTTGTTCTAGCTTATGTACCTTGTTTTGCAACACTTGCTACGATTAAAAGCGAAACTAATAGCTGGAAATGGCCTATTTTTACTTTATTTTATACAACCGTTATAGCATATTTAATAGCTAATGTAGTATTCTTCATTGGAGGTATTTTTATATGA
- a CDS encoding RnfABCDGE type electron transport complex subunit B, with the protein MSVIINSMLLLGVIGFASGVFLSFVAEKFKVQEDHRVEIVKSILPGVDCGSCGYPGCAGFAKAFVNGEISKDGCIPGKADGVPELLEKISKLSDEEINKIYEESQGNKTKIVAILSKK; encoded by the coding sequence TTGTCAGTCATAATAAATTCTATGCTACTGCTGGGAGTAATTGGTTTTGCATCTGGCGTTTTCCTATCTTTTGTTGCCGAAAAATTCAAGGTTCAAGAAGATCACAGAGTAGAAATTGTTAAATCTATATTACCAGGTGTAGACTGTGGATCGTGTGGTTATCCTGGTTGTGCGGGCTTTGCAAAAGCATTTGTTAATGGAGAAATAAGCAAAGATGGCTGTATTCCAGGAAAAGCAGATGGTGTACCCGAGCTTTTAGAAAAGATATCAAAACTTTCAGATGAAGAAATAAATAAAATATACGAAGAATCTCAGGGAAATAAGACAAAGATAGTTGCTATTTTGTCCAAAAAATAA
- a CDS encoding PhoH family protein, with protein sequence MRNTITIPNNIEPIEIFGAYDSRTKYLKKELDVEIRYKNRKIYIEGKDDESVDKTSKILFELFELLDSGHLLDWDQFQYVVSRYKNDGNGENKRINHKSMKEVVNTGILGSRVFAKTEGQAKYIEELQRNEIVFSIGPAGTGKTYLAVAMAVDCLRSGKVQRLILTRPAVEAGEKLGFLPGTLYEKVDPYLRPLYDALLDFLDSEKIIAYREKGIIEILPLAYMRGRTLNNSFIILDEAQNTTYQQMKMFLTRIGFNSRVVVTGDITQIDLEKRNDSGLLSIKKVLGENIEGIKFIELQEEDVVRNPLVRRIIKAYDNYENNK encoded by the coding sequence TTGAGAAACACCATTACTATTCCTAATAACATTGAACCGATAGAAATATTTGGTGCATATGATAGCCGTACCAAATATTTAAAAAAGGAATTGGATGTTGAGATCCGATATAAAAATAGAAAGATTTATATTGAAGGAAAAGATGATGAATCGGTAGACAAAACTTCAAAAATATTATTCGAGCTTTTTGAGTTGCTAGACTCCGGGCATTTGCTAGATTGGGATCAATTTCAATATGTTGTATCCCGTTATAAAAACGATGGAAATGGTGAAAATAAGAGAATTAATCACAAGTCTATGAAAGAAGTCGTTAATACGGGTATTTTGGGGTCCAGAGTTTTTGCAAAAACAGAAGGTCAAGCAAAATACATAGAGGAACTACAGAGAAATGAAATAGTTTTTAGTATAGGGCCAGCAGGAACTGGAAAGACGTATCTAGCGGTTGCAATGGCTGTTGATTGTTTAAGATCTGGAAAAGTTCAGCGTTTAATTTTGACTCGACCTGCTGTAGAAGCAGGAGAAAAGTTAGGCTTCTTACCGGGGACTTTATATGAAAAAGTTGATCCTTATTTGAGGCCATTATATGATGCATTGTTAGATTTTCTTGATTCAGAGAAAATTATAGCCTATAGGGAAAAAGGAATTATCGAAATTCTTCCTCTTGCATATATGAGAGGTAGGACCCTAAACAATTCATTTATTATATTAGATGAGGCACAAAATACAACCTATCAGCAGATGAAGATGTTTTTAACGAGAATTGGTTTTAATTCAAGAGTAGTAGTTACTGGAGATATTACTCAAATAGATTTAGAAAAAAGAAATGATTCGGGTCTATTATCAATAAAGAAGGTTTTGGGAGAAAATATTGAAGGTATTAAGTTTATAGAATTACAAGAAGAAGATGTTGTTAGAAATCCTTTAGTAAGAAGAATCATTAAAGCCTACGACAATTATGAGAATAACAAATAA
- a CDS encoding alanine/ornithine racemase family PLP-dependent enzyme, giving the protein MYPKVYVYLERIYENARYLNNLCNNYGVNIVGVTKVVCAEPHIAQTFVDSGISILGDSRIQNIKNMIDNGIKAEYMLLRIPMLSELDNVVRFVDYTLISELKTARTLGEVSKFFNKKIKVIYMVDIGDLREGVWFDNAVSEVSEALNIKGIEVVGIGTNLGCFGGVIPSKDNMQKLLDIKSEIEKNTGIILSVVSGGTSATLPLIEDKNLPKGINQFRLGESIICGTDATNRRIVPGTRQDAIVLEAEIVEIKEKPSVPYGKIGHDAFGRKPSFIDQGMRLKGILAVGEQDISPSTTYPLDDKDIEVLHASSDHMIIDLTKSKFKYKVGDKIRFTLGYSSVLRAFTSSYVEKVIL; this is encoded by the coding sequence TTGTATCCTAAAGTTTATGTATACTTAGAGAGAATTTATGAAAATGCCCGTTATTTAAATAATTTATGTAATAATTATGGAGTAAACATAGTAGGGGTCACAAAGGTAGTTTGTGCGGAGCCACACATCGCACAAACATTTGTGGATAGTGGTATCTCAATATTGGGTGATTCCAGAATTCAAAACATCAAAAACATGATCGATAATGGTATCAAAGCAGAATATATGCTATTAAGAATTCCAATGTTATCTGAACTTGATAACGTTGTAAGATTTGTAGATTATACTTTAATAAGCGAGTTAAAAACCGCAAGAACTCTAGGGGAAGTATCAAAATTCTTCAATAAAAAAATTAAAGTTATATATATGGTTGACATAGGAGACCTAAGAGAAGGCGTTTGGTTTGACAATGCCGTATCAGAAGTTTCAGAAGCCTTAAACATTAAAGGCATTGAGGTAGTAGGTATTGGAACGAATTTAGGATGTTTCGGAGGAGTTATTCCAAGTAAAGATAATATGCAAAAATTACTTGACATAAAATCTGAAATAGAAAAAAATACTGGTATTATCCTATCTGTAGTATCCGGAGGTACCTCTGCAACTTTACCGCTGATTGAAGATAAAAACTTACCAAAAGGGATAAATCAGTTTCGATTAGGGGAGTCAATAATTTGTGGAACCGACGCTACAAACCGCAGAATTGTTCCAGGAACTCGGCAAGATGCAATAGTTTTAGAAGCAGAAATAGTAGAAATAAAAGAAAAACCTTCTGTACCTTATGGAAAGATTGGACACGACGCCTTTGGCAGAAAACCATCATTTATTGACCAAGGCATGCGATTGAAAGGCATATTAGCTGTTGGTGAACAAGATATTTCTCCATCGACAACTTATCCCTTAGATGATAAAGATATTGAAGTGTTGCATGCAAGCAGCGATCACATGATAATAGATCTAACCAAATCTAAATTCAAATATAAAGTTGGAGACAAGATTAGATTCACATTAGGATATTCATCAGTTTTAAGAGCTTTTACCAGTTCATACGTAGAAAAGGTGATTTTGTAA
- a CDS encoding HDIG domain-containing metalloprotein, protein MRKKYSKLFLNSKKENKVGIYQKFKHFMHKNKGFIYRIIIFIALIVFSELVLFRRVTWRIQIQFYIVFFSVWIGIGEFFLGKNKMFKLHPTNFWAAFLTPLIFNIVLNLAVYKYVNMFALTAILSTLIITLLIDYSSGIISALMFALFFGILFGYDLKFTVYLFLPSLIAAFSSRKIKRRVEIILPFIFASISQIIILYATNLSYNAIDYLYIPISNFLGILIMMGVLPFFEYLTRVYSDIGLLELGNLNNPILKELSLKAPGTYYHSMIISNLAESASEVVMGNTTLARVGSYFHDIGKIWRPQFFSENQKSKNPHVDISPKLSSLILNNHVTYGVELARKYRLPILIEDMILQHHGTRVKQFFYDEYYKETGIKDTNMFRYPGPIPQFKEAAILMIADVTEATTRSMQEIEPAELSQKLDELISSLFFEGQFDDCGLTMREIKKIKGKIMRTILEMNHKRISYPKIDVKELKE, encoded by the coding sequence ATGAGAAAAAAATATTCTAAACTTTTTTTAAATTCCAAAAAAGAAAATAAAGTTGGAATTTATCAAAAGTTCAAGCATTTTATGCACAAAAATAAAGGATTTATATATAGAATTATTATTTTTATAGCTTTAATAGTGTTTTCTGAATTAGTGTTATTTCGGAGAGTTACGTGGCGCATTCAAATTCAGTTTTACATAGTTTTTTTCTCAGTATGGATAGGTATTGGGGAATTCTTTCTTGGTAAAAACAAAATGTTTAAACTACATCCAACAAATTTCTGGGCGGCTTTTTTAACGCCGCTCATTTTCAATATTGTTTTAAATCTTGCAGTATACAAATATGTTAATATGTTTGCATTAACTGCTATCTTAAGTACGTTGATCATTACATTACTCATAGATTACTCTTCAGGGATAATCTCTGCATTGATGTTCGCTCTTTTTTTTGGTATTTTATTTGGATATGACTTAAAGTTTACTGTTTATTTATTTTTACCCTCTTTAATAGCAGCTTTTTCCTCGAGAAAGATTAAAAGAAGGGTGGAAATTATTTTACCTTTCATTTTTGCATCTATTTCACAAATAATTATTTTGTATGCGACTAACTTATCTTACAATGCTATAGATTATTTATATATTCCTATAAGTAATTTTTTGGGAATTCTAATAATGATGGGTGTGTTGCCTTTCTTTGAATATTTGACTAGGGTTTATTCAGACATAGGCCTTTTAGAGTTAGGAAATTTGAACAACCCTATTTTAAAGGAATTATCCTTAAAAGCACCAGGAACCTATTATCATAGTATGATCATTTCAAACTTAGCAGAAAGTGCAAGCGAAGTCGTTATGGGAAATACTACATTGGCAAGAGTAGGGTCATACTTTCATGATATAGGAAAAATCTGGAGGCCCCAATTTTTCTCAGAAAATCAAAAATCTAAGAATCCTCATGTGGATATCAGTCCAAAGTTGAGTTCCTTAATTTTAAATAATCATGTAACCTATGGAGTTGAATTAGCAAGAAAGTACAGGCTTCCAATACTAATTGAAGATATGATTCTTCAACATCATGGAACAAGAGTTAAACAGTTTTTCTATGATGAGTACTATAAAGAAACAGGCATTAAAGATACAAACATGTTCAGATATCCCGGGCCTATCCCTCAATTTAAAGAGGCTGCAATTCTTATGATAGCTGATGTAACAGAGGCCACAACTAGAAGTATGCAAGAAATAGAACCAGCTGAATTGAGTCAAAAACTTGACGAGTTAATCTCTTCACTTTTTTTTGAGGGACAATTTGATGATTGTGGATTAACTATGAGAGAAATTAAAAAAATCAAAGGTAAAATAATGAGAACTATTTTGGAAATGAATCATAAGAGGATTAGTTATCCTAAAATAGATGTAAAAGAACTTAAAGAATAA